Proteins from a genomic interval of Streptomyces sp. TLI_235:
- a CDS encoding NADPH:quinone reductase-like Zn-dependent oxidoreductase has product MRRVRYESTGGPLFLEEAPVPAAGPGALLVRCEAVGVTLPVVRKVREAAEPIALGGEISGEVVAIGHGVTRFRPGDRVTGLCFGHGYADFAVLPEAMASPVPGTASAVDAVALVRSGLVAFGALEAARPEPGESALVTAAASGVGHLALQLARVRGASRVVAAVSDAGKAEFVRSLGADGVVGYDAPDWGEPVDYALDAVGGDLLTPSIAALAPGGRLVAYSSGGGTVRAYDLLVGAKSVIGFQMALIARGKPQLYERWRQELWRLFAEGALRPAVHAEFALEDAAQAHGVIESRSNLGKVVLRP; this is encoded by the coding sequence ATGCGTCGCGTCCGGTACGAGTCCACCGGCGGCCCTCTGTTCCTGGAGGAAGCGCCCGTCCCCGCTGCGGGCCCGGGCGCACTCCTGGTGCGCTGCGAGGCCGTCGGGGTCACCCTGCCCGTCGTACGCAAGGTCCGCGAGGCCGCCGAGCCGATCGCGCTCGGCGGCGAGATCTCCGGCGAGGTGGTGGCGATCGGCCACGGCGTCACCCGCTTCCGGCCCGGCGACCGCGTGACCGGGCTGTGCTTCGGACACGGCTACGCCGACTTCGCCGTCCTGCCCGAAGCCATGGCCTCCCCGGTGCCCGGCACGGCGAGCGCCGTGGACGCCGTCGCGCTGGTCCGCAGCGGCTTGGTGGCGTTCGGTGCGCTGGAGGCCGCACGTCCGGAGCCGGGCGAGTCGGCGCTGGTCACGGCGGCGGCGAGCGGCGTCGGCCACCTCGCGCTCCAACTGGCCCGGGTGCGCGGCGCGTCACGCGTCGTGGCCGCGGTGTCCGATGCCGGCAAGGCGGAGTTCGTGCGCTCGCTCGGTGCCGACGGGGTCGTCGGCTACGACGCCCCCGACTGGGGCGAGCCCGTCGACTACGCGCTCGACGCGGTGGGCGGCGACCTCCTCACCCCGTCGATCGCCGCCCTCGCACCGGGCGGCCGGCTGGTCGCCTACAGCTCGGGCGGCGGGACCGTCCGGGCGTACGACCTGCTGGTGGGCGCCAAGTCCGTGATCGGCTTCCAGATGGCGCTGATCGCCCGCGGCAAGCCGCAGTTGTACGAACGGTGGCGGCAGGAACTGTGGCGACTGTTCGCCGAGGGCGCGCTGAGGCCCGCAGTGCACGCGGAGTTCGCGCTCGAGGACGCGGCGCAGGCGCACGGGGTGATCGAGTCGCGGAGCAACCTGGGGAAGGTCGTGCTCCGCCCCTGA